One window from the genome of Aricia agestis chromosome 6, ilAriAges1.1, whole genome shotgun sequence encodes:
- the LOC121728222 gene encoding ectonucleoside triphosphate diphosphohydrolase 5 isoform X4, with protein sequence MADNHIASLVILTGIFAGQTPWFDGLAKSLGYESVYHYAVIIDAGSSGSRVLAYKFRVPFTVFGQANLDLEEEYFEESKPGLSSYVDDPEKGADTIVQLIKKAEFLIPREKRRATPLVVRATAGLRLLPPAKAQELIDQVSLAISKLGYDVGTNGVEIMEGSDEGIFIWYTVNLLHNLLAGETMAALDLGGGSTQITYRVPDDDDSYPPADRFVVPAGNNITLYTHSYLRLGLLAARHGVLKLEAGGGDGTTLRSVCVDPIVKDEKWTYANTVYSISGAERAAGAKREAVYSRCAALVKRYVLATLDWEPQQPPRGAVAAMSYFYDVAADAGIIDVMRGGSATPGQFRAAALRACSAANVEQPWACLDLTYITALLVDAYKLRERDNISLFKKVNGHEVSWALGLAYTTIMNKVAAAAAAA encoded by the exons GTATATTTGCGGGGCAGACACCGTGGTTCGATGGTCTGGCCAAGAGCCTGGGCTATGAGAGCGTGTATCACTACGCCGTCATCATCGACGCCGGCTCCTCGGGATCCAGGGTGCTCGCTTACAAGTTCAGGGTTCCTTTCACTG tattcgGCCAAGCCAACTTAGACTTGGAAGAGGAATACTTTGAGGAGTCTAAACCGGGCCTGTCTTCGTATGTGGACGACCCAGAAAAG GGTGCGGACACAATAGTGCAGCTAATAAAGAAGGCGGAGTTCCTCATACCGCGCGAGAAACGTCGCGCGACGCCGCTAGTCGTGCGCGCGACCGCCGGGCTGCGACTGCTGCCGCCGGCGAAGGCTCAGGAGCTTATTGATCAAGTTTCGCTAGCTATTTCTAA GTTGGGCTACGATGTCGGCACAAACGGCGTGGAGATCATGGAGGGGTCGGATGAGGGTATCTTCATCTGGTACACAGTCAACTTGTTGCACA ACTTGTTGGCGGGCGAGACGATGGCGGCGCTGGACCTCGGCGGCGGGTCGACGCAGATCACGTACCGCGTGCCCGACGACGACGACTCCTACCCCCCCGCCGACCGCTTCGTCGTACCCGCTGGGAACAACATCACGCTCTACACGCACAG TTACCTCCGTCTCGGTTTGTTAGCGGCGCGTCACGGTGTATTGAAGCTGGAGGCGGGCGGCGGCGACGGCACGACGCTGCGCTCGGTCTGCGTCGATCCCATCGTGAAGGATGAGAAGTGGACTTATGCTAATACTGTCTACTCTATTAG TGGTGCGGAGCGCGCGGCGGGCGCTAAGCGCGAGGCTGTGTACTCGCGGTGCGCGGCGCTGGTGAAGCGCTACGTGCTGGCGACGCTGGACTGGGAGCCGCAGCAGCCGCCGCGCGGTGCCGTCGCCGCCATGAGCTACTTCTACGACGTCGCCGCCGACGCTGGCATCATCG ATGTGATGCGCGGCGGTTCGGCGACGCCGGGCCAGTTCCGCGCGGCGGCGCTGCGCGCGTGTTCGGCCGCCAACGTCGAGCAGCCGTGGGCGTGTCTCGACCTTACGTACATCACCGCGCTACTAGTCGACGCGTATAAACTGCGGGAGCGTGATAATATCTCC CTTTTCAAGAAAGTGAACGGCCATGAGGTGTCGTGGGCGCTGGGTCTGGCGTACACCACAATCATGAATAAGGTCGCCGCAGCCGCCGCCGCGGCATAA